Part of the Acidimicrobiia bacterium genome, GCCGCTCGACGAGCAACGTGCCGTACCCGCTCACCACTTGGCTCATCGGCCCTGGAAGTTGGGGGCGCGCTTCTCGCGGAACGCGGCAAGACCTTCGCGAAAGTCCTCGCTCCGCGACGAGAGCTCCATCGCGAACGCCTCGTTCTGAAGATGATCGAGGAGTGTTGCCTCGCGCCCGCTGTTGATCAGCCACTTGGTGAGCCCGAGGGCGACGGTCGCGCCGGAAGCGAGTTGCTGCACGACTTCATCGACGCTCGCGTCGAGCTCGGCGGCGGGCACGATCTTGTGCACCATCCCCCAGCTTGCCGCTTCCGAACCCTCGACGACACGCGCGAGGAGCAGCATGTCGCGCGCGCGGACCTCGCCGATGCGGCGCGGCAACAGCCACGTTGCCCCGCTGTCGGCGGTGAAGCCGCGGTCGACGAACGGCATCCAGAACCGGGCGTCGTCGGTTGCGACGGTGAAGTCGGCGGCGAGCGCGAGGTTCAGGCCGATGCCCGCGCACCACCCCTGCACCCGGCACACCACCGGTGTCTGGGTGGTGAGGATCAGCGGGATGAGCCGGTGGGCCTGCGACGGGAGCCGGCGCTGGATGCTGCCGACGCGCGGTCGCCGGCTCTCACCGGTGTCGCCGGCGTTGCGCGACACGATGTCGAACCCGGAACAGAAGTGGTCGCCCGAGCCGGAGATCACGATGACGCGTACGGCCTCGTCGCGCCCGGCCGCGTCGATTGCGTCGATCATTGCCGCCAGCATCTCGTCGGTGAGCGCGTTGCGCTTGTCGGGTCGATCGAGACGCAGATGCAGCACGCCCTCGTCGAGCGCGACTTCGAGGCTCAT contains:
- a CDS encoding enoyl-CoA hydratase-related protein — translated: MSLEVALDEGVLHLRLDRPDKRNALTDEMLAAMIDAIDAAGRDEAVRVIVISGSGDHFCSGFDIVSRNAGDTGESRRPRVGSIQRRLPSQAHRLIPLILTTQTPVVCRVQGWCAGIGLNLALAADFTVATDDARFWMPFVDRGFTADSGATWLLPRRIGEVRARDMLLLARVVEGSEAASWGMVHKIVPAAELDASVDEVVQQLASGATVALGLTKWLINSGREATLLDHLQNEAFAMELSSRSEDFREGLAAFREKRAPNFQGR